The Anser cygnoides isolate HZ-2024a breed goose chromosome 4, Taihu_goose_T2T_genome, whole genome shotgun sequence region TGTTTTAGATTTAAATGCTAAAAAGGGCCAAATGTTCCTTTCAGATGTTGTGGGAAAGACATGACTGAAAATGTGATTTGAAGCACTCACTTTGAATATGTTGTTTACTAATAGTAATACATTTAAGCATAAGTTGATAGAGAAATGCACTCATTAAAGTATAAATCATGTGTGGAGaattagctttattttaatgattacAAGGTGACTTTAGGACAAAGCTAGTGGCATTCAATCTTTAAACTTATTCTGGAGAAGCTCTTCTTGGAACATAGCAGATATTCTGGAAATACATTGGGGATTTAGCCCATTGCTGTCCCTCTAATAGTATTTGGGATGTCAGTCTTCTTATTCTTAACCATTCCTcttacaatttattaaaaatcacTAGAAGATTATAAAGAGAATACCAAAGGTAGACACTAACTGATATCTTTCCCTTGGAACAGAtatagtattttttgttttggagatTGGAAAATTACCCTTCAGACTGACTTGAGTCAGATATTTGAACGTCACCACTACCTAAATGAGTTTTTCGGGtaaatttttaaggaaagaaaaaagagaacaatGTTTTTGTTGTCAGGATGTCTGCTGCTATCACAAATATGTCCAAATCaattgaattatttaaattcttatttcaCATAGCTACTAAGCCCTCTGACCCAGAAACAACAGTACTAGTTCTCTTTTTCCATCATCATGCAAGAATTTAAGTGGGAGTACTTACTTCAAACTTGCAAATAATTTGTGAAACTTTGTCTCTGATcaaatattgtttatttctCATAAAATTCACTGATCTATAGTGATACTAAGGCTTGAGTAACCCTCACTGTGGATATAACCCAACCCTTTGAACTACAGCTCAAATATGAAATCcattccttattttttcagGGATTCTCTTTTATGTCAACTGGCTTGTTTTATTTCCCATATGTAAGTCTGGAAACTATTGCAATGCAGATAGAATATTCTGCCTAATCACCTATTTCATCCACATCACCCGCCAGATTTCCACATATTTTCTGAATGAATAGAAATAACAGAATTGAGCATATCAAAGTGCCAATCACTTACCTGAGATGGAGTCTaatatttcattacttttaGCTGGCTGATTAAGATGAGGTATAGGAAGACCCAGCtggtttttctttaatttcaccATTGTTACTTGAGCAATAGGTGGCAAAATTTTGAGTTTGGGATAATAAAATGAGTTTGCTGGGTGACTTGGGGAGGAACAAGTGATCTGTGAAATAAACAGGAAACCTTAAGGAAACTACATCATACTAGTAAGAAATAACTGGAAAATCATGTTTACACATCATGTTGATTCTTTTTGGCaagcaaaatgcattaaaatggtTTCTTTGAATCCCAGTTCTCCAGACTACTGCCGGTAATCCCAGACTTTTTACACAAAATGCTTTGGGACTGGGCACAATGAATTGTGCCAACCTTTGGATGGAGGACTGGAATGGGAGGTACTGAAAACAGAGATATATTTGGAATGGTTTGATGGGAAGCAGTGGATATTATTACAAGATAAAATACAAGATTATTAAATAATAGTATTAGGTATGCTGTAGCAGCTGTTATGTGGGTATAGGAGGCCAGACGGATTGTTTTCCAGCTTCcctgttctttttctcactGCTCATTAGCACAGCATTTGGCTTTAGAAGAACTGACCTTAAGGAAAGGACTGACTGAATGTTTATAGTATTCAAAACCTTTGAGTCAAGATGCTCTGTTTCCCACCACCCATAaatgacaaaagcaaaaagcaagaaaagaagacTGGAAGTGGGGTCACTGCAGTAGCAATGAAGAAAGTTTCTGCTTTCCATTAGCTCCTTTCCCTCAAATGTTGCAGTTTCAGGTTTCAGCAATACTTTCTACTGAAAACTCCTCCCCAAATCAGTACCTAAAATTCTCGACTTAGAATTTTCCTGTTTAGACACTTTCAGTCATGCCAAGACTTTTTggaatctttttattttcctctatttttaagaattattaAAAACCATGTTAAAATGCtcatattttacataaataacTTTACATGTAAGCCAATTTTTTATGATCCATCTACATTTACTCAATAAAATAACAAGGTATAGAAAATGAACAAGAGCAGTAGGGTTATCAGCTATTAATAAATCCATGTAAAGAGCGCGTTAGCACTCTCAAATACAGAAATCAATTTCACAAGAGAATCCATTGAGTAATTAAAGGATAGTTATCTTTTAAAGGGAGGACTCAAAATAGTACAGGGTACTAAACTATGTATGTACACCTACCTCTGTAACTGTATCCTGTGGAATAGTGGCAAAGTTTGGGGAGGAAAATGTGAAACCACTGTCTGTTCCAGCATCATATGGAAATAGATCTACTGATACTTCTTCCATCCAGTGGTCTCCTTCACAGAGATTTAGGCTGTCAATACCCACAAACCAGTCGGGGCTTGGCACAATTCGTACAACAAATGAAAcctaatgaaagaaaacaacccaTCAGGATTGCATCACTTATATTCCAGTCCCAGTTATTGTAATTATTACTTAACATTTTTGAAGGAAATGGTCTTTTATACACTTCTGCTTTATAGAACCCATACAGTGCTCCCTGCAATTTGACATGCTCTTTTAGTaacatttttgcattattttattcctaCCAATGAGaactcaaatatttaattttgtgtgatagtaaccattaaaaaaaaaaaaacctttaaagaTTAATATGTGCATATCTACTTACTAAGGGATGTCTTGAACGCACTTCTAATTCAGTGGAAGTTTGTCCTGTACCACTGGAAATGGCAGGAGCAGAGAAGATTCCATGTACACTCTGAATTTTCTCTCCAgcttcttctatttctttcattaataCCCATGCTTCACCCTTTTCAGCAAAATCACGTACACCATTGCTggcatattcattttttttccacatgctgtagTCAGAACTATGAGTAACACCTATTTGAGTGAATACATTGCATGACATAAAAGTCTGTTTTAGATTGTCcctatttcttcagtttctcttttatttctgaggttaaaaaaaaaaaaattgtataaaAATGAGTGAACACTAAAACATTTGACTTATCACTGTTTATTTCAGCTGTAACCAATTGAAAACAGAAGTCAATTGAAAACAGTTGTAGATTTTTGAAAGCATTGTGGATACttaaatttctgcttttcattcttAATAACTTtggctcttttctttctttttacattagttatattaaaatttactattgagaagaaaaaataaataaataaaaatcacagtggTCAAGAGATTTATCTGGTCTTAAAACTATATGTAATTCACTTACCTAGCATTGATGACCACTGTGCTGGGGGCCTATAAAGTGGATACTGCTTAGGGAAAGCAGTCTGGCTCCATTTCCCTGTGAAGATTATGCTGTACTTTGCAAGTTCCTCTGCTGTGCAAATAGAATCATCACGcacaggcaggctgctggcatAACCTAGAATTGTTACAAGCAATGTCCAGATAATTTTGCTGGAGCAGTAGACAAACATCAAGTTTTCCATTCCCTTCCacgtgaaaaggaaaaaaaaaaaaaaaagttagacgTATTAGTCACTCTAAACTCAAAACTGAATAAGAGTTACCTAATAAAATGTAACAGAGCATAAGatataacaaaaagaaaacatatatcCAAAACACTAAAATTGTTATGCTTCTAAAAACATTATTATAATGCTTTCGGATTTGATATTTCCAGGCTATATACTACAAATCTGTAACTCTACCTGGGACAAGTgtttctaatgaaaataaaaatatcttaaccTTGTTCATAGTACTAcctcagaaaaatctgtttctgattttcttgAAATCTTATTAGAGTCACATCTTGAATTAATTAGAGTAGCAACTGTTTCTGTGGAAAACGTTAGTGGTATATTTATTCTTCTAAAGATTAAATTGCAGGTTACTTTGCCaaaagaaatgatttattttaaatttgtgtcCTACAAAGACTGTTTTATGGCataacatttaaaatcaaatacatttcaaatatatataaattacttTGCTGTCATAACTtgtgcattaaaaaatacatcGCAATTGCTTCAGATTGTTAAAGCTACAgagttattaaaaaacaatattttttaaaagttgctgTCATAGGCTgtgcaaattttgtttttaaattaatatgaTAATTGCATCAGGCTGTTGAACTCAAGcaattgtttaaaataagccttaaaaacttacttttaaatgctttttttcctttgagagaACTATACAAACATAACTAAAACACTAATAATATACActaataatatattaatttgtAAAAAGAGCAGTGAATACTCACTAAATATTTCCTCTGGAGCACTGGTAGGGGGAGAGCACCTGCTTTTGCTGGCAGCTGAGTTGGTCTGCAAGAGAAGACAGTAGGAGTCTTGCTATTTATGCCTGAAGAGGGTCCCTTTGGTCCAACAATTATTGTAATCTTTAGACTTTCCAGGTTTGCAAAAAGCATGCCATCTTCTTACTTGCAATCTTTTTGGATGGACTATCAGAGGTTTCCTGTATGTCAACTGGTTCAGGTTCCTATCAGAAGCTTGTAATGCCGAATAGAcgaaatgctttaaaaaaaataccttggaTTCTTACTAATAATTCGGGTTTTCTGGTGACTTTACAGTTCTCTGTTCTTATTAATGCCTCTAAGCTATACAAATGAACTGATTCCAACGCTGGAATAGTTCTAGTGAATACACTTTAAATGAGAagcatgttttcttgtaagtttTATTGTCTGACAGATGCTCCTTCCAAACATTTACAGAGAGCTTGCTCACTCTCACACACCATATGCATGTGTTCAAATAAAAGGGGTGAGGCAGCTAAAAaagtcaagaggaaaaaaaagttgcatttcaTAATTGCACATACTCACACAGACTGTCTCCTGCAAATATGAATTAATTTAAAGTAGTACAGTGTATATTTTTGTGTTCTACGGTACCGTATGCTGGATGATGAAAGGGCTCTGTAACATTGTGGTTTCTTTGGAAAGAGTGGTTTTGGGAAGCTCTGAAATTTTTCTTAGCTGTCTTCAGAGTAAAAACCCCcaaataaaaatctcattatTAAAGTTAAATCATACATCTTCTGTAACACAGTACATATACTTAACTcactaaaattatttaaattgccTATGAAGAATTATGCTTAATACAGTGACCCAATTAACaaataatgtttaatatttattttaaatcattttcccTACaacctttttaaaaagcctGTAGGAAAAATAAGGGCTTTGTGCCATGCTTATAAGGTTAACAAATGCTACTGCGGCTGATCAGCAGAGGAAGTTCAAAAGTTTACAATGAACCATGAAGAAAGTCTTGCACAGAGTCTTCTTTTGAAATTGTGAGGAATGTCACTGAAGTACTTCCACAGATATCTAATAAGATGGTAcagcatatggaaaaaaaaatgttatttttcagatgagAATCCCAGGCCATCATAGGATTATAGCTTAAGTGACATAAGTGATTGTCCACCAGGAGGGTGTTACCAACCAAGCAGTTTGAGCTTTGTGGCActttaaatggaaatttctccttcccttctgcctcccACCCACGGTAAATTAGCAAGAAAAGCCAAGATACAAATAAACTGTGATGTCTAAATGACGTTCATTTCCCTGTTGTCCTGGCAAGATGGAATCTATTGAAAGTTTCAATATACATGGATTCAGCACCCAATATCAATAACTCATGTATATCTGGATAGATTTTGGGAACACTGTAGCAGGTTAACTGTTTAGACATGGTTGTGCCCTCTATTTCCAAGGTTTCTTCCTCTGTCCTATATTCTTCCCAGTGAAAACATCCATGTTTCCCATAATTACTTCTGTTCTAGGAGCCAGAATTCCctaagaaaatgaacaaagagaCTGTGGAtatttttacatcatttttttgAGTGTTTGTTGGAGGATGTTATGTGAATTACATCCAGCTCTCGCCCTCCTATGCACAGAATTCCAGATCCACAGGTTCCTTAGAGAATTGAGTCTACCTATATCAGAAGTGGGTGATGTCTCTCGCTCATGCAGCCTTCTAGAGGCTATAAAAAGGTCCCATAAGTATTAGAATATGTTGCAGATAGAATTGTTAAAATATAATTGTGTACTACTATCTTTAAACTTCAGTCGGTTCTGTGGTTATCTTTATCATCACAATTACTGATCCAGCTAAATTCACATATTGAAACATACTGTGACACTTCCAGGAGAACACTTAAATGAAGAACAAAGCAATTAGTTCTGCATCCAGCACAGAATTATTTTGGAGATCAGATTCTTCCTCTCAAACAGAAATTACTGCCAAAAGGCACATCACCAGACTAGACCATTCTAGTTCCATGACTACATGTTATGAATAGCTCCAGGAATAGGACAATATATGCAGGCAGCATAATTTGGCTCAGATATTATAAGGAAAACTTACTAACTGATGAAAGACTGAATTGTCGGAAGTCATGAACTTGGGAAGTCATTTGAGGTTTCTAAGTACGGATTACAcaaagaaatatcaaaaatgagaaaagttgTACTTGATTCTCTCTTAGAATAGTACCTCATGATGCTTTGCTCAGATGTCTTCCAGATCTACAATTTTGCGTAATCAGTCAATCCTTCTTCTAGAATACCATTACTCCCATTTCCTGAGGTTATCAGACTCTTCAGCTTAAATATAcagtcaatggaaaaaaaacgAGCCTAGATATTTTACTTTCCTACCTTACCAATGTGGGAATTAGGGACTTTGAAGTTTGAAAAACTGGGGAAGGATTCTTTCCTCAAAGTATGAAGGTACTTAGAAGGAACCTGGATTATAGTCCTTAGGCTCTCTCTCAGATCCTGGTCCAGAATGGAAGTTTTCTTTGTTAACATTCCTACAGTAGACCATTCCTTATTTACAATAAGTGCTCTGCTGAGACAGAGTTCTCAGGAGGAATAAAATCTTCAGAACCTACAAACttattcttatctttttttGGTTTCCATGGTAAAATTGTTGGACAAAGTACagcaaatttaaattttatttaattatcttcccttccccctctcaTCACCTGCTACCCTCATGgctgaaggaggggaaaaaataaaaagacacacCTAATAATGTCAGAAAATACTAACTCCCAATCTTATTACTTTAAATGGAAACTGTGCTAAGCATAATCAGTCTCTGACATTGTGAAGGACAGAATATCAAATTTAGTATCTcatagttggaaaaaaaaaaaaaactccccccaaaaaacaaacagatttccACTCAATGAATTACATTCATGGCTGGGAAGCCACAGATGCCAAATTTCTGTGGGCCAGtagttggagaaaaaaattgctgtgGCATCAGAATCTCTGCTTGCATTCCTTCTTTGGTGTGCATGTCCcattaaaaacagatgaaaactcATGAAAAACCGGGGGAAAAAACTTCCATTTAGAAACCATTTTGCCTGTATATagaattggattttttttcttttacagcaatatatacatattttttcaagtCTGTGTGTTTTCAGGTACACCTATTTTCCATCCATATGCATACCTCTATGGACCCTGAATGCTTAAGGCAGACAaggtttattttacttaaaCATCAGTGCTGAACTGTGCcttgtatttaattttgtttgtgtctgtgtgcaaCTCTTGCTGTTTCTTGTCAATAAGAAAACAGTCTTACATTTTCTGCAGGCTTTACCAAGATTCAAAGGGTGAAAGGTGGaaagtataaaacaaaaatgttgtgttttttcaaATAACAGTCATAACTGTttctaaaatattctgtatttttgctaacctaaaataataaaacaagaaaaaagaactcTGCTTAAAGATAGAGCAGTACATTTAGTATCATGTTGATTCTTGCATCATTTACActatatgaaaacatttatatgaACACGTTTAGGCTATTACACAGGAATACAGTGCATTAAAAGGGTGTAAATTCCATTTTGATTAGCCACAGAATAATTTAGCTCTTTCCCTGGTAAGCAATGAGATTGGCATGATTAGTTATGACTTTTCAATTAACCTGTAAGATTAAGAGAAAGGAGATTTGACTAAAATGACTGATCTGAAGTTAGCTTGCCCACCTTTATTCAGAACAGAAGCTCcagaaattttgtttctctATTCCTAAAATATTATCTTACATTAAAACCTTACTAAAACAATTTCCATTTTGCTGGTAAGTAGTATATGTACAACTTTGATATGTGCAGGCTGTTTAATATGCTTCTGAATAACTAGCATCTCTTTGTGTACCAAGAAAAACATAACATTGTATTACTTAACAAGGATTAAACAACCATACTTTCTCTCCTGCAGTTACCATGGATACACATACAATTATGGGCACTCAAAAATGCCAAAAGGTTTACATTCAGTCAAAACCCTCTAAATTGTAAAATCTGAATATCAGAGTGGTAAGCAGCAAAATATTGTACCATGAAGAAGTTATGGTGTTGATTTGGAAGACTTTATAAAATACAATACTTATATAGGAGAACAAAGCATTCCCAATACTGGATGTTGCAATGGTAGTTAAGGCAACTTTGAATTTCAACTTAGCTTTTGGGATAAGGATTTAGTTTGCAGACTAAGGCAGTTAAATATGTGTATGCATATGATCTAGATATGTAAATTACCACTATGTATAATGGAGTTATAATCATTATAGTCAATATAATCTAGAGAACTGTTCAGCTCACCCTTTAATACATACCTATATTTGACCAAATGTATAACCAATGAGCAGCTCTCTTGTCTCCACTAACTGTATTATTAGGCTCTCCATTGGCCAGACACCTAGCCCACGTAAGTAACTGATTCAGGTATCTTTATCTGTTACTGAATCTAAAAGCAGGTGGACTTCATTAAATGTTCCCACTGATGGCTATAATCAAGGTTCAGCCTGCTGGTAGTTCAACCTGCTGCACCTTGTATTTTGAGTTTACAAATTCCCATTACAAGGGTGTTGGGTATTGGTTTTGTGTTGCTTCTTggtttgctttatttgtttgttttttaattcagggCTCATTGAGAATTCAGACCAAGATAAGGAAAAATTCTAGCTTTATTGACCATGGTGACACTGCTCAGTAAGAAACAGCTCCAGCATTCATCTGTCATCTATATTTAAGTCACTTTTAGTACTGAAAAGCCTAATTTGCTATTTTTCCATCCTCCAAAACTCCACAGATCtgagcagaaaaacagcttctttGACCTGTTCATCAGGCTGGTATTCTGAGCTGGGGGATGAGGGCCAGCTTTCAGAGCCCTGTGCTAATCTGTGgagtgcctgcagcagcagcattagcTCACTGGACTGTCCAGTACACATGACTTAGCAGAACTCTGAAACAAGCTGAATATTTAGAAGATGTTAACCTTGTAGACCTGACTCAGACACTTGTGGGAATCCCTgcttttaaatttacttttgatATTTTCAAGAAAACCTCAAACTCaaacaaaatattcctttgAAGAGAATCTAATATATAGTGTACTACAGCTTCATTGCAGTACCAGACAGGTTATTTTTGTGGTATTGTGCACACACACAATATAAAAAAGAAGTGTCTTAATATATTACTTCattccattattcattttttacatTGGGTGTACAGCCTGTATAGAATACCTCATGGTCAGTCTGATACATGTTGGCTTTCTAAAACCAGCTTGATGCTTCTTTTGCCTTG contains the following coding sequences:
- the SPON2 gene encoding spondin-2 isoform X1 codes for the protein MLFANLESLKITIIVGPKGPSSGINSKTPTVFSCRPTQLPAKAGALPLPVLQRKYLGMENLMFVYCSSKIIWTLLVTILGYASSLPVRDDSICTAEELAKYSIIFTGKWSQTAFPKQYPLYRPPAQWSSMLGVTHSSDYSMWKKNEYASNGVRDFAEKGEAWVLMKEIEEAGEKIQSVHGIFSAPAISSGTGQTSTELEVRSRHPLVSFVVRIVPSPDWFVGIDSLNLCEGDHWMEEVSVDLFPYDAGTDSGFTFSSPNFATIPQDTVTEITCSSPSHPANSFYYPKLKILPPIAQVTMVKLKKNQLGLPIPHLNQPAKSNEILDSISETPLDCEVSQWSSWGLCRGPCRKPGTKTRTRFVLLHPANNGTPCPNLDEETGCEPDNCV
- the SPON2 gene encoding spondin-2 isoform X2, translated to MENLMFVYCSSKIIWTLLVTILGYASSLPVRDDSICTAEELAKYSIIFTGKWSQTAFPKQYPLYRPPAQWSSMLGVTHSSDYSMWKKNEYASNGVRDFAEKGEAWVLMKEIEEAGEKIQSVHGIFSAPAISSGTGQTSTELEVRSRHPLVSFVVRIVPSPDWFVGIDSLNLCEGDHWMEEVSVDLFPYDAGTDSGFTFSSPNFATIPQDTVTEITCSSPSHPANSFYYPKLKILPPIAQVTMVKLKKNQLGLPIPHLNQPAKSNEILDSISETPLDCEVSQWSSWGLCRGPCRKPGTKTRTRFVLLHPANNGTPCPNLDEETGCEPDNCV